The window TCTTAAATACGAATTTAGCGTTATTTTTGTTATAGACTCCATGTTGCAAGAAAGTATACACCTGCAGATTTTGTCATGACGAAAATGAAAACCATAAGTTGATTAGAAAAGAAGTAACTGAGCTAATATGTGCTGTGTGTGAAACAAAGCAAAAAGTCCAAAGCTCTTGTCAAAACTGTGGGGTAGCTTTTGGGAAGGTAAGTTCATGTAAAATGTATACAgcaaaagttattttaatttttttttgtttgtagtaTATATGTCTCGAGTGTAATTTATTTGATGATGAAGACAAAAAGCAGTTCCATTGCAAGGGATGTGGGATTTGTAGGATTGGTGGAGCTGATAGATTCTTTCATTGTGAGAAGTGCAATATGTGTCTTCCAAACCAAATTCAATCAGGACATAAGGTAAGGCACATTTTATACTGAAAGTTG is drawn from Diabrotica undecimpunctata isolate CICGRU unplaced genomic scaffold, icDiaUnde3 ctg00002319.1, whole genome shotgun sequence and contains these coding sequences:
- the LOC140431943 gene encoding RING finger and CHY zinc finger domain-containing protein 1-like; the protein is MSTPCCKKVYTCRFCHDENENHKLIRKEVTELICAVCETKQKVQSSCQNCGVAFGKYICLECNLFDDEDKKQFHCKGCGICRIGGADRFFHCEKCNMCLPNQIQSGHK